A window of Bombyx mori chromosome 2, ASM3026992v2 contains these coding sequences:
- the LOC101742339 gene encoding ATP-dependent zinc metalloprotease YME1L isoform X2 produces MFSLNSINTQNQILISFSQLSCRYGNLFKHRKQNSLKDKHVKGKESASAACETQVCRESLEECLKNFDKNVLAEMRSVDLRSLATIAASSRRSLNDFGGVTSCRKVSYTSSESFEKNRNGWSDTPSVTVELRGKNTRFNLSDNFIRLLCQNTKSTFKYNIQVRGFKTDRSISADLKRNPNLVNRLRLAATSSTEKHPPLNPEVAPRLDKLLNDDANHLTHQQKDKIKIAFAEGYLAGSHPENVRGTKASKYLKLVQQLLTIVLFLAIFVSLMASVSGTVFRIQLGNQVEVDPEDISVTFDDVKGADEAKQELQEVVEFLKSPEKFSTLGGKLPKGVLLVGPPGTGKTLLARAVAGEARVPFFHAAGPEFDEILVGQGARRVRDLFKAAKERAPCVIFIDEIDSVGAKRTNSVLHPYANQTINQLLSEMDGFHQNEGVIVLGATNRRDDLDQALLRPGRFDVEVTVPLPDYVGRVELARLYVSRVRAHPDVQPEELARATTGFTGADLENMVNQAALRAAIEGAKTVTMKHLEDARDKVLMGPERRGRLPDEEANTITAYHEGGHAVVAYFTKDAHPLHKVTIIPRGPSLGHTAYIPAKERYHETKQQLLAMMDTMMGGRAAEELIFGPEKITSGAASDLKQATSLARHMVREWGMSERVGPRALDPPAAPAQPAPGPALADLADSEVRKLLSDSLDRAKHILRAHAREHRALAAALLRYETLDADDIRALMNGEKTKLERGSKTKDPSPSPSPNPAPPLLTPQPAPA; encoded by the exons ATGTTCTCATTGAATTCTATAAACACCCAAAATCAG ATATTAATCAGTTTTAGTCAATTATCGTGTCGATACGGCAACCTTTTCAAACACAGAAAGCAAAATAGCTTAAAAGACAAACATGTGAAGGGGAAAGAAAGCGCCAGTGCTGCATGCGAGACTCAAGTTTGCCGCGAGAGCTTAGAAGAGTGTTTGAAGAATTTCGATAAGAATGTACTAGCGGAGATGCGAAGTGTCGACCTCCGATCGTTGGCCACGATCGCCGCGTCGTCTAGAAGGTCGCTCAACGATTTTGGCGGTGTTACATCTTGTAGAAAAGTGTCTTACACTTCAAGTGAATCTTTTGAGAAAAACAGGAATGGTTGGAGTGATACTCCTAGTGTTACAGTGGAGTTACGAGGGAAAAACACACG atttaACCTCTCCGATAACTTTATTCGCCTATTATGTCAAAACACAAAAAGTACATTCAAGTACAACATTCAAGTAAGAGGATTTAAGACGGATCGAAGCATCAGTGCAGATCTGAAAAGAAATCCGAACCTGGTTAATAGACTAC GGTTGGCTGCAACGAGTTCAACAGAGAAGCACCCTCCGCTCAACCCTGAAGTTGCACCTCGATTGGACAAACTACTTAACGATGACGCGAACCATCTCACTCACCAGCAGAAGGACAAGATCAAGATTGCGTTCGCTGAAGGCTATTTAGCGG GGTCCCATCCCGAGAATGTACGCGGTACGAAAGCCTCCAAGTACCTGAAGCTGGTCCAGCAACTCCTCACCATAGTTCTCTTTCTTGCAATCTTTGTGAGTTTGATGGCGTCGGTCAGCGGAACTGTCTTCCG GATCCAGCTCGGGAACCAGGTGGAGGTGGACCCCGAAGATATCTCCGTTACCTTCGACGATGTCAAAGGCGCTGACGAAGCTAAACAAGAACTGCAGGAAGTG GTGGAATTCCTCAAGTCCCCCGAGAAGTTTTCAACACTGGGTGGTAAACTACCCAAGGGCGTGCTGCTCGTGGGCCCCCCCGGCACCGGCAAGACGCTACTGGCGCGGGCGGTGGCCGGCGAGGCTCGGGTACCGTTCTTCCATGCGGCGGGACCGGAGTTCGACGAGATCCTGGTGGGACAGGGGGCTCGCAGAGTCCGGGACTTGTTCA AGGCGGCCAAGGAGCGAGCGCCCTGCGTCATCTTCATAGACGAGATAGACTCGGTGGGAGCCAAGCGCACCAACAGCGTGCTGCACCCCTACGCCAACCAG ACGATAAACCAGCTCCTATCAGAGATGGACGGTTTCCATCAGAACGAAGGCGTGATCGTTCTGGGCGCCACCAACAGGAGGGATGACTTAGACCAGGCCTTGCTCAGGCCAGGACGATTTGATGTTGAG GTGACGGTGCCGCTGCCGGACTACGTGGGGCGCGTGGAGCTGGCGCGGCTGTACGTGTCGCGCGTGCGGGCGCACCCCGACGTGCAGCCCGAGGAGCTGGCGCGCGCCACCACCGGCTTCACCGGCGCCGACCTCGAGAACATGGTCAACCAGGCCGCGCTCAG GGCAGCTATAGAGGGCGCCAAGACGGTCACCATGAAGCACCTGGAGGATGCCCGCGACAAGGTGCTGATGGGTCCCGAGCGCCGGGGGCGGCTCCCGGACGAGGAGGCCAACACCATCACCGCCTACCACGAGGGGGGCCATGCTGTTGTCGCTTATTTTACTAAG GACGCCCATCCGCTGCACAAAGTGACCATCATCCCGCGCGGCCCGTCGCTGGGCCACACCGCCTACATACCCGCCAAGGAGAG GTACCACGAGACGAAGCAGCAGCTCCTAGCGATGATGGACACCATGATGGGGGGGCGGGCGGCGGAAGAACTCATCTTTGGACCGGAGAAGATCACCTCAG GGGCGGCGTCGGACCTGAAGCAGGCGACGTCGCTGGCGCGGCACATGGTGCGGgagtggggcatgtcggagcgCGTGGGCCCGCGGGCGCTGGACCCGCCGGCGGCCCCCGCGCAGCCGGCGCCCGGGCCCGCGCTGGCCGACCTGGCCGACAGCGAGGTGCGCAAACTGCTCAGCGACAGTCTGGACCGCGCCAAGCACATCCTGCGGGCGCACGCGCGCGAGCACCGCGCCCTCGCCGCCGCGCTGCTGCGCTACGAGACCCTCGACGCGGACGACATCCGGGCCCTCATGAACGGAGAGAAGACCAAACTGGAACGCGGCTCGAAGACCAAGGACCCGTCTCCTTCCCCTTCCCCCAACCCCGCGCCTCCCCTGTTGACCCCGCAGCCCGCTCCCGCCTAG
- the LOC101742339 gene encoding ATP-dependent zinc metalloprotease YME1L isoform X1: protein MFSLNSINTQNQILISFSQLSCRYGNLFKHRKQNSLKDKHVKGKESASAACETQVCRESLEECLKNFDKNVLAEMRSVDLRSLATIAASSRRSLNDFGGVTSCRKVSYTSSESFEKNRNGWSDTPSVTVELRGKNTRFNLSDNFIRLLCQNTKSTFKYNIQVRGFKTDRSISADLKRNPNLVNRLRKLLGLAATSSTEKHPPLNPEVAPRLDKLLNDDANHLTHQQKDKIKIAFAEGYLAGSHPENVRGTKASKYLKLVQQLLTIVLFLAIFVSLMASVSGTVFRIQLGNQVEVDPEDISVTFDDVKGADEAKQELQEVVEFLKSPEKFSTLGGKLPKGVLLVGPPGTGKTLLARAVAGEARVPFFHAAGPEFDEILVGQGARRVRDLFKAAKERAPCVIFIDEIDSVGAKRTNSVLHPYANQTINQLLSEMDGFHQNEGVIVLGATNRRDDLDQALLRPGRFDVEVTVPLPDYVGRVELARLYVSRVRAHPDVQPEELARATTGFTGADLENMVNQAALRAAIEGAKTVTMKHLEDARDKVLMGPERRGRLPDEEANTITAYHEGGHAVVAYFTKDAHPLHKVTIIPRGPSLGHTAYIPAKERYHETKQQLLAMMDTMMGGRAAEELIFGPEKITSGAASDLKQATSLARHMVREWGMSERVGPRALDPPAAPAQPAPGPALADLADSEVRKLLSDSLDRAKHILRAHAREHRALAAALLRYETLDADDIRALMNGEKTKLERGSKTKDPSPSPSPNPAPPLLTPQPAPA from the exons ATGTTCTCATTGAATTCTATAAACACCCAAAATCAG ATATTAATCAGTTTTAGTCAATTATCGTGTCGATACGGCAACCTTTTCAAACACAGAAAGCAAAATAGCTTAAAAGACAAACATGTGAAGGGGAAAGAAAGCGCCAGTGCTGCATGCGAGACTCAAGTTTGCCGCGAGAGCTTAGAAGAGTGTTTGAAGAATTTCGATAAGAATGTACTAGCGGAGATGCGAAGTGTCGACCTCCGATCGTTGGCCACGATCGCCGCGTCGTCTAGAAGGTCGCTCAACGATTTTGGCGGTGTTACATCTTGTAGAAAAGTGTCTTACACTTCAAGTGAATCTTTTGAGAAAAACAGGAATGGTTGGAGTGATACTCCTAGTGTTACAGTGGAGTTACGAGGGAAAAACACACG atttaACCTCTCCGATAACTTTATTCGCCTATTATGTCAAAACACAAAAAGTACATTCAAGTACAACATTCAAGTAAGAGGATTTAAGACGGATCGAAGCATCAGTGCAGATCTGAAAAGAAATCCGAACCTGGTTAATAGACTACGTAAGTTATTGG GGTTGGCTGCAACGAGTTCAACAGAGAAGCACCCTCCGCTCAACCCTGAAGTTGCACCTCGATTGGACAAACTACTTAACGATGACGCGAACCATCTCACTCACCAGCAGAAGGACAAGATCAAGATTGCGTTCGCTGAAGGCTATTTAGCGG GGTCCCATCCCGAGAATGTACGCGGTACGAAAGCCTCCAAGTACCTGAAGCTGGTCCAGCAACTCCTCACCATAGTTCTCTTTCTTGCAATCTTTGTGAGTTTGATGGCGTCGGTCAGCGGAACTGTCTTCCG GATCCAGCTCGGGAACCAGGTGGAGGTGGACCCCGAAGATATCTCCGTTACCTTCGACGATGTCAAAGGCGCTGACGAAGCTAAACAAGAACTGCAGGAAGTG GTGGAATTCCTCAAGTCCCCCGAGAAGTTTTCAACACTGGGTGGTAAACTACCCAAGGGCGTGCTGCTCGTGGGCCCCCCCGGCACCGGCAAGACGCTACTGGCGCGGGCGGTGGCCGGCGAGGCTCGGGTACCGTTCTTCCATGCGGCGGGACCGGAGTTCGACGAGATCCTGGTGGGACAGGGGGCTCGCAGAGTCCGGGACTTGTTCA AGGCGGCCAAGGAGCGAGCGCCCTGCGTCATCTTCATAGACGAGATAGACTCGGTGGGAGCCAAGCGCACCAACAGCGTGCTGCACCCCTACGCCAACCAG ACGATAAACCAGCTCCTATCAGAGATGGACGGTTTCCATCAGAACGAAGGCGTGATCGTTCTGGGCGCCACCAACAGGAGGGATGACTTAGACCAGGCCTTGCTCAGGCCAGGACGATTTGATGTTGAG GTGACGGTGCCGCTGCCGGACTACGTGGGGCGCGTGGAGCTGGCGCGGCTGTACGTGTCGCGCGTGCGGGCGCACCCCGACGTGCAGCCCGAGGAGCTGGCGCGCGCCACCACCGGCTTCACCGGCGCCGACCTCGAGAACATGGTCAACCAGGCCGCGCTCAG GGCAGCTATAGAGGGCGCCAAGACGGTCACCATGAAGCACCTGGAGGATGCCCGCGACAAGGTGCTGATGGGTCCCGAGCGCCGGGGGCGGCTCCCGGACGAGGAGGCCAACACCATCACCGCCTACCACGAGGGGGGCCATGCTGTTGTCGCTTATTTTACTAAG GACGCCCATCCGCTGCACAAAGTGACCATCATCCCGCGCGGCCCGTCGCTGGGCCACACCGCCTACATACCCGCCAAGGAGAG GTACCACGAGACGAAGCAGCAGCTCCTAGCGATGATGGACACCATGATGGGGGGGCGGGCGGCGGAAGAACTCATCTTTGGACCGGAGAAGATCACCTCAG GGGCGGCGTCGGACCTGAAGCAGGCGACGTCGCTGGCGCGGCACATGGTGCGGgagtggggcatgtcggagcgCGTGGGCCCGCGGGCGCTGGACCCGCCGGCGGCCCCCGCGCAGCCGGCGCCCGGGCCCGCGCTGGCCGACCTGGCCGACAGCGAGGTGCGCAAACTGCTCAGCGACAGTCTGGACCGCGCCAAGCACATCCTGCGGGCGCACGCGCGCGAGCACCGCGCCCTCGCCGCCGCGCTGCTGCGCTACGAGACCCTCGACGCGGACGACATCCGGGCCCTCATGAACGGAGAGAAGACCAAACTGGAACGCGGCTCGAAGACCAAGGACCCGTCTCCTTCCCCTTCCCCCAACCCCGCGCCTCCCCTGTTGACCCCGCAGCCCGCTCCCGCCTAG